The DNA sequence CACAAAACTGAAAGTAGGTAATTTCGATGAACTGTTATCAAAAATTGAGGTGAAATAATGCCAGAAGAAACATGGATTCCAAGAACGCAACTGGGAAAGATGGTTGCGTCCGGGCAGATCAAGACAATTTCGGAGGCACTTAGAACAAAGCTACCTCTGAAGGAGTACCAGATCGTTGACTACCTGCTCCCTGACCTGAAAGATGAAGTCCTGAATATAGAAAGAGCACAGAGGATGACTGACTCGGGAAGAAGAATGAATTATTCCATAACCGCAGTGGTGGGGAACGAGGACGGCTTTGTCGGAGTCGGAATGGGCAAGGCAAAGGAGGCAGCACCAGCAATAAGGAAAGCAGTCAACAATGCAAAGCTCAATCTGGTTGAGATCAGGAGAGGTTGTGGGTCGTGGGAATGTGGATGTGGCAGAGCGCACTCTCTGCCTTTCGAGGTCACGGGGAAATCCGGTTCAGTGATAGTAACGCTGAAGCCAGCCCCACAGGGTGTCGGAAAAGCCGTCGGCGATGTGGCCAAGATCATACTCAGGCACGCCGGTATTGATGATGCATGGGGTTTCGTAAAGGGACACACCAAGACAACAGTGAATTATTCTCTGGCTGTTTTCAATGCACTAGTAGAGACGTCCAGGACAAAGATAAATCAGTCGATAAAGTTGAGTACACCAATTTACTTAGGTAGTGTGGCAAATGTTAGCAGTAATAAGAATTAGAGGAGAAACGGGATTAAGCCCAGATTCGCAGAAGACCACAGAACTTCTGAGACTGCACAAGATTAATCATCTGGTTGTTATTGAGGACAATCCCATCAGCAGGGGAATGATGAACAGGGTCGAGAACTACGTTACCTGGGGCGAGATTGACAAGGATACGCTTACTGTACTCCTCAAGGAGAAAGCCCTGTTCAAGGGTAGAAGAAGAATAGCGGAGGACAACCTGAAGGAATCCACGGGATACGATACCTACGGCTCAATGGCTGAGGCACTCCTGAAGGGTGAGGTAAAATACAAGGACATCAAGGATATTGTTCCTGTGATAAGACTCAACCCTCCATACAAAGGATACGAGGCTATACGCAAGCACTTCAAGAAAGGTGGTTCTGCTGGATACCGCGGTGCAGAAATTAACAAGCTGATCAAGAGAATGATAAAACCAGGAGTGGATCTTAATGGTAAGAACGAGAACTAAGAAACTTAGGGGCGGACATTACGGAAGAGGCATGAAAGCCGGAAGAGGAAAGGGAAAGAGAGGCGGGTCCGGCATGGCCGGCCTTCACAAGCACAGGTGGGTATGGACGATCATCAACGATCCTCTGCATTTTGGCGGGAAAGGATTTACAAGTCATCATCCTTCTAACCCGGATATTCCCCTTACCCTGAACGAATTAGACAATGAGTTTCCAAGACTTGTTGCAAGAGGATTTGCCAAGGAAAACAAGGACGGTTATGAAGTTGACCTGACCTCGGCAGGCTATACCAAGCTACTTGGATCAGGGCTTTTCAATAAGAAATGTGTTATAAAGGTCGAGAAAGCAACGGAAAAGGCTATAAGTAAGCTTTCCACTTTCGGAACTACGGTAGAGGTAAATGGCGGCGGAGATACAGCGGAATAATCGTACAGCAATTCCCATTATCATTATATTTGCAATTGTTATTGCAGGTTTCTACTATTTTAGCGGTTATACTGGATTCAAGCTTTTCATAGCTGCACTTCTCGTATCCCCGCTATTTTACATAACATACCTTATCGTAAGTTACAAAGGGCCAAAGAAAAGCAAGCTGTATGGAATTGAGACACTCACAGCGAAACTACCAGCCGTGAAGAAGGCCAAAGGGCACGTTGAATTCAAATATAAGCTGATGTGGACCGCCCTGGTCGTGATCCTTTATTTCGCACTGACCAATATTTACGTTTACGGACTGAACGCTTCCCAGACAATAGATGTCTTTGCTTCGTTCAGGGCTATCTTTGCCGGTGCCTCCGGATCACTCATGGATCTTGGAATCGGGCCTATAGTTACGGCAAGTATAGTGATGCAGCTGTTTGCCGGTGCGAAGATATTCAATATCGATCTTCAGAATTCTGAAGACAAAGCTGTTTATCAGGGAACCCAGAAGCTTCTCGTCATAGTCATGATATTCGTTGAGGCCATACCTCAGGCTTTCGGGTATCTTGTTCCGGATGTCGGGCTGGTTTCATCTATAAATGCGGCTATTCCGGGATATGGCGAATTCCTCTCTCAGACCATAATAATCCTGCAGCTCTTCCTTGGGTCATACCTGGTATTTCTCATGGATGAGGTTGTGTCGAAGTACGGCATCGGTTCGGGTATTTCTCTGTTCATTGCTGCTGGGGTTTCACAGCAGCTCTTCACGGGTACTTTCAACTGGTTGCCGCAGACAGCCGGACTCCCCCTTAATATAACAACAAATACGCCTGCGGGTGCGCTTCCAAAGATGATATACATTATAACACATTCCTCTGCCAGCTACATGTATAGCAATGGTGGCGTTCAGGTACTCTTCCAGCAGCCTAATCCCATGATTGCGCTGGTTGGCACCCTGCTTATATTCTTCATAGTTGCGTACTTCCAGAGCAGCAAGATAGAGCTGCCTATTGCTCACGAAAGGGTAAGGGGTGCAAGAGGACGTTATCCGATCCAGTTGTTCTATGCGTCAAATATACCTGTGATCCTTGCGACGGCACTGCTTGCCAACGTATCTATGTGGACACTACTTTTCTGGAATAGCCCTGTACTGAGCAGGATCCCGCTACTGGGGCATAACGCATTATTAGGATCTTATCCATCTGCCGCCATGATTGCAAGTTACGGGTCAAATGTACTGCAAAGTACAACGCCAACCGGGGGGCTGGCATTCTACCTCTTCACTCCAAACGGTCTCTCTGACTGGCTGTTTCCAATCCTTCAGCCTGCATCGAGCCAGAGCATACTTCTAGGGCATGCTCCATGGGAAGAGGGGGTGCATATACTGGTGTTTGTCCTGTTCATGGTCATAGCTTCCATAATCTTCGCCAAGTTCTGGATTGAGACAACTAACATGGGAGCTAGCTCCGTTGCTAAACAAATACAGTCTAGCGGTATGCAGATACCAGGTTTCAGGCGTGACCCGAAGGTGATGGAAAGAGTCCTGTCTAAGTATATTCCGACGATAACGGTGTTCAGCGGTGCTGCTGTAGGATTGCTTGCAGCCAGTGCAAACCTTATCGGTACCGTGGGGGACACGAGTGGAACAGGCTTGCTGCTTGCCGTAGGCATAGTGATTCAGACATATGAGGCAATGGGCAGGGAGCAGCTGATGGAAATGCATCCGGTTATAAGGCAGTTCTTCGCGGGCGGATCATAGATGAGAGTTGTGATTTCCGGCGTTGCCGGTGTAGGGAAATCTACCGTTCTTGAGCTTGTATCAAAGAAGACGCAGTATGATATCATAAATTTTGGCACCCTTATGTTCGAGATGGCGAAGGAGATCAATCTGGTGAAGGACAGGGACGGACTGAGGAAGCTCGGGATAGATACCCAGATTAACCTTCAGAAAAAAGCATCAAACGCAATAGGACGCATGGACAACGTTATTATAGATACCCATATGGCTATCAAGAGCCCTAAAGGATACCTCCCGGGTCTTCCTGAATGGGTACTGCGGGAACTGAAAGTATCCTCATACTTTCTCATTGAAGCAGATTCCAGTCTTATTGAACACAGAAGAATGAACGACAGTTCAAGAAGCCGGGATGAGGATTCAGCTGACGCTATTGCAGAGCACCAGGAAATCAACAGGTACTTTGCGGCCGCCTATGCCGTATTTTCAGGTGCCACTGTAAATTACATAGAGAATCCCGAAGGCAAACCAGAAATAGCTGCAGATAATATAGTAAAGAGGTTGATGGTAGTTGACTGAGCAAGGGACACAAAGGCCAAGTTCCCAGGACGCCATGAAGAAGGCGATGAGCTTTCAGATGGTATACCTGTTCATTATGATACTGATGGTTGTCCTGGTTTCGGACGTTTCAATAAGGAATGCCATCGGGTCAATGATGAACAAGGTTCTAATGCCCGTTATAGGTTTCAATTATACTACTCCTCTCATGACCCTTTTCCTGGTTGGTATTCTGATAGGTCTAATAACGTCAGTACCCAGGTACTTCTTTACAGACTGGATAAGCATGGGGAGGGCCCAGAACAGGATGAAGGCATTCAACAAGGTTTACAGGGAAGCTTTCAGGTCAAACCAGAAGGACAGACTGGCAAAACTCAACAAGATGAGGATGGACGTAACAATGGAACAGCAACAGCTGTCAATGAACACCATGAAGCCTCTGATGATTCTCACGGTTTTTATCTTCCTGATTTACATGTGGCTCTTTGTGTACATTTCTGCATTACCATACCAGATGATAGCGACACCGTGGGATACAAACATTAATCTGGCAACCGCCAAGATTTTAATAGCCCCATACTGGATAGGGATATATTTCATAGCAAGCCTTGTGATCGGATACTTCGCCACTATGGTCATAAAGTACATTGATTTCACATTTAAGCTAAGGAAGTACGAGAAGAGAGAGATCGATGCTATTAACGATTAGTGGAGAAATCGGGAGTGGCAAATCAACTGTAGCCAGGCTCGTTTCTGCAAAGCTTGCATATTCTTATATTTCTGGCGGAGACATATTCAGGAGCCTTGCGAGGGACAGGGGAATGACCGTTGATGAATTCGATACCCTGGCCGAGAAGGATGAGAAAATAGACCGGGATCTTGACAAGCTGCTTCTTGACACGCTGAAGAAGAATAAAAATATGGTAGTGGATTCCAGACTCTCCGGCTGGCTATGCTTCATCAATTCGATCAATGCATTCAAGGTATTCATTACAGCACCCATGGACATAAGGGTCAAACGAGTTATGTACAGGGAGAATCTTTCAGAAACGACTGTAAGGTCTGACATCAGTGCGAGGGAACAGTCTGAAAGGAAAAGATACAAGCAGTATTACGACATTGACTATTCCAGAACGGATATCTACGACCTGATTATTGATTCGGGAAGCAGTAGCGCTCAGGAAATAGCAGATGAGTTATATGACAGAATATCATCAGGCGGAAGAAAATGATCCGGAAGGATTCATTGTAATAGACAAACCGAAAGGGCCGACCAGCCATCAGGTGGATTTCTGGGTGAGGAGAATCATCGGTCACGACAAGGTAGGACATATTGGAACACTTGACCCAAACGTTTCCGGAGTTCTTGTAATGGCAATCGGGCGGGCCACCAAACTAATAGAAATAGCTCATGAGGAGCCTAAGGAATATATCTGTGTAATCAGAACATATTCTGAGGTTTCCGAGGCAAGGTTCAGGGAGGTACTGACGGAATTCACTACAGACATCTATCAGCTTCCTCCTGTCAGATCTGCAGTATCCAGGACGGTAAGGATAAGGAGGATTTTCTCGATAGATTTGATGGAATTCACCGGCAGGTTGTCTCTTATCAGGATAAAATGCGAATCAGGCACCTACATCCGGACTCTATGTACGGATATCGGCTACGCATTAGGGTGCGGAGCCCAGATGGCTGAACTGAGAAGAACAGCAACCGGCCCTTTCAGGGAAGATCGAATGATAACGCTTCAAGAGCTGAAGGACGCAGTATATATGAACAGCCAGTCATCCGGAGAAAAGTTTTCCAATGTCATGCTTCCCATAGAATTTCTTTTCCGCAGCTACCCGAAGATAGTCGTGAAGAATTCGTCCCTTGAAAATATCGCTCATGGGTCTGATCTCTTTCCCGGCGGAATAAAGGCCATAGTGGGGGAACCCGGGAAAGGAGACCGCGTATGCGTTGTTTCCGAGGATAATTACGTTGTCGGCACAGGAAAGATGATGGTTCCATTCAATGATATAAACGATCTCAAGGTGGTGGATTTTGACAGAATCCTTATTTCACCAAAAGCTAAGGTGGTAGTTAAAAATGAAGCAAAATCAGAGAGAAATAATGTGGTACGGAAAGAGGGCAGGCAGGGATATACTTCCATTCAAAGACCTGGAAACAGGGTTCACACAGATATTAGACGGCCTCAGGAACGGAGTCGTACCGGAGACATCCCCGGCAGGTTCGACAAAAATACCGGATTTAAGGGAAATCCTTATCAGCTACGGAAAAAAAAGGATAAAGGACGAATTCGCGGGCGATCAGGTGGTAATTAAGCTTCAGGGAGTCAAGTCTGAACTTGATCGGATAATAAACACATATCTAGAAAGCGTACTGCCATTCGCTTCCCTGTCCGGCATCACATATCACGATGACGATCCGTGTTCATTTTTTTCCAGGAATCTGGACAGGATGCAGGGGGAGAACGATGAATCCGGTATACTTCATGAGCTTTGGACCACCGGCATAGGTCTCTGCAATTATCGGACCAGGCTTTCCGAGTACCTGAAGGTTGAGATCAGGAAGGTTATGCAGAATACTTCATCGCTTGTTGGTGAGGATCTTACCCTTGACATCCTGTCAAGGAGCGGTGGCCTCAAAAACCTTGTTAAGTATCCATCAAGCACAATCCAGGTACTTGGTGCAGAAAAAGCCTTCTTCAAGCACATGACTATGGGTACGCCGCCTCCAAAGCATGGAGTCATTTTCAGGCATCCGGATGTTTCTCCGCTGAAACCCTCAAAGAGGGGCAAAGCTTCAAGGGCAATAGCAAACAAAATCGCCATAACATCAAAAGCCGATTTCCTCGGTACAAAAATGGATGTGGACACGATCAGAAAGCAGCTTGACAAGAGGCTGAAAGAAATTAAATCGGGTCAGTAATTTGTGAGATCCTTCTGGTAGAGGTATTTTTCACCCGGTATGCTTACAGGGTATTCTCCTGTAAGGCATCCAAGGCACAGGTTCTGTCTTGTCATTCCTATGGATTTTACAAGCCCGTCAATAGAAATGTATGCTAGAGAGTCTGCGCCGATTTCTTCGGTGATTTCCTCACGTGTCCTTCCTCTGGCTATGAACTGATCCTTAGTCTTCATGTCGACTCCAAAGTAGCATGGCGCTATTATCTCCGGTGACCCAATCCTGACATGCACTTCGGTTGCTCCTGCCTTCTTCAACAGCATAACGATGTGCTTCATTGTATTCCCGCGAACTATGCTGTCATCGACAAGTATCACGCGTTTTCCTTCAACAACGGATCTGATCGCGTTAAGTTTCATCTTTATAGAGGCTGTTCTCTGTACATGGGAAGGCATTATGAAGGTTCTGCCTGAATACCTGTTCTTTATCAGCCCCTCACTGTAAAAGATGCCGGACCTCTGGGAATAACCAAGAGCCTGTGCCCTTCCGGAGTCAGGAACCGGTATCACGACATCGGCCTCTACCATGCTTTCATCTGCCAGAGCCCTGCCTAATTTAATTCTAGTTTCAAAAACTTCTATGTTGTCTATTATGCTGTCGGGTCTTGCAAAATAAACATATTCAAACATGCAGTGTGCCTCGAATCTCGAGGGGGCAATGAAAATTCTTTTCGGTCCAAGGGGAGTGATTTCCACGACCTCGCCCGGCAGGACATCCCTTATGGTCTCTCCGCCAAGCACGTCCATAACACAGCTTTCGGAAGCAATAACGTATGTGTTACCAGCCCTTCCTATTATTAAAGGCCTGATTCCAAGAGGATCTCTGATGGCAAAAAGTCTGTCATCGATCATGAATGCTGCAGAATAAGCACCCCTGAGCTTCGCCATGGCAATCTTCATTCCATTTGGTATGCCGTTTTCGGCTATCTCTTTCGACAGCTCCATCAACATTACCTCAGTGTCGGAGGAGGTTGAGAATGTTGCGCCCCTTTTCTTCAAATCCTCAGTCAGTTGTTCGGCGTTTGTGATTTCACCATTATGGGAGATCGCAAGGTATCCTGAGGCGCTTGATACAACAAATGGTCCTGCATTTTCAAGTGTTTTTGTTCCCATTGTAGAATAGCGCGTATGTCCAATGCCTACATTCCCGGATATTGGGCTCTCCCGTTCATTAAAAACATCACTGACAAGACCCATGCCTTTCTTGAGCTTCATCATAGTGCCGTCGAAAGCGGCGATTCCAGCACTTTCCTGTCCAC is a window from the Thermoplasmatales archaeon genome containing:
- the rps5_1 gene encoding PfS5; this translates as MPEETWIPRTQLGKMVASGQIKTISEALRTKLPLKEYQIVDYLLPDLKDEVLNIERAQRMTDSGRRMNYSITAVVGNEDGFVGVGMGKAKEAAPAIRKAVNNAKLNLVEIRRGCGSWECGCGRAHSLPFEVTGKSGSVIVTLKPAPQGVGKAVGDVAKIILRHAGIDDAWGFVKGHTKTTVNYSLAVFNALVETSRTKINQSIKLSTPIYLGSVANVSSNKN
- a CDS encoding PfL30, whose product is MLAVIRIRGETGLSPDSQKTTELLRLHKINHLVVIEDNPISRGMMNRVENYVTWGEIDKDTLTVLLKEKALFKGRRRIAEDNLKESTGYDTYGSMAEALLKGEVKYKDIKDIVPVIRLNPPYKGYEAIRKHFKKGGSAGYRGAEINKLIKRMIKPGVDLNGKNEN
- a CDS encoding 50S ribosomal protein L15P; translated protein: MVRTRTKKLRGGHYGRGMKAGRGKGKRGGSGMAGLHKHRWVWTIINDPLHFGGKGFTSHHPSNPDIPLTLNELDNEFPRLVARGFAKENKDGYEVDLTSAGYTKLLGSGLFNKKCVIKVEKATEKAISKLSTFGTTVEVNGGGDTAE
- a CDS encoding preprotein translocase subunit SecY; translated protein: MAAEIQRNNRTAIPIIIIFAIVIAGFYYFSGYTGFKLFIAALLVSPLFYITYLIVSYKGPKKSKLYGIETLTAKLPAVKKAKGHVEFKYKLMWTALVVILYFALTNIYVYGLNASQTIDVFASFRAIFAGASGSLMDLGIGPIVTASIVMQLFAGAKIFNIDLQNSEDKAVYQGTQKLLVIVMIFVEAIPQAFGYLVPDVGLVSSINAAIPGYGEFLSQTIIILQLFLGSYLVFLMDEVVSKYGIGSGISLFIAAGVSQQLFTGTFNWLPQTAGLPLNITTNTPAGALPKMIYIITHSSASYMYSNGGVQVLFQQPNPMIALVGTLLIFFIVAYFQSSKIELPIAHERVRGARGRYPIQLFYASNIPVILATALLANVSMWTLLFWNSPVLSRIPLLGHNALLGSYPSAAMIASYGSNVLQSTTPTGGLAFYLFTPNGLSDWLFPILQPASSQSILLGHAPWEEGVHILVFVLFMVIASIIFAKFWIETTNMGASSVAKQIQSSGMQIPGFRRDPKVMERVLSKYIPTITVFSGAAVGLLAASANLIGTVGDTSGTGLLLAVGIVIQTYEAMGREQLMEMHPVIRQFFAGGS
- the adkA_1 gene encoding Adenylate kinase, producing the protein MRVVISGVAGVGKSTVLELVSKKTQYDIINFGTLMFEMAKEINLVKDRDGLRKLGIDTQINLQKKASNAIGRMDNVIIDTHMAIKSPKGYLPGLPEWVLRELKVSSYFLIEADSSLIEHRRMNDSSRSRDEDSADAIAEHQEINRYFAAAYAVFSGATVNYIENPEGKPEIAADNIVKRLMVVD
- a CDS encoding cytidylate kinase yields the protein MLLTISGEIGSGKSTVARLVSAKLAYSYISGGDIFRSLARDRGMTVDEFDTLAEKDEKIDRDLDKLLLDTLKKNKNMVVDSRLSGWLCFINSINAFKVFITAPMDIRVKRVMYRENLSETTVRSDISAREQSERKRYKQYYDIDYSRTDIYDLIIDSGSSSAQEIADELYDRISSGGRK
- a CDS encoding putative NOP5 family protein; protein product: MKQNQREIMWYGKRAGRDILPFKDLETGFTQILDGLRNGVVPETSPAGSTKIPDLREILISYGKKRIKDEFAGDQVVIKLQGVKSELDRIINTYLESVLPFASLSGITYHDDDPCSFFSRNLDRMQGENDESGILHELWTTGIGLCNYRTRLSEYLKVEIRKVMQNTSSLVGEDLTLDILSRSGGLKNLVKYPSSTIQVLGAEKAFFKHMTMGTPPPKHGVIFRHPDVSPLKPSKRGKASRAIANKIAITSKADFLGTKMDVDTIRKQLDKRLKEIKSGQ
- the glmS_1 gene encoding Glutamine--fructose-6-phosphate aminotransferase [isomerizing]; amino-acid sequence: MDSPQQEQDPITGQKPSDHCAVVGVISNEQAYGYLVSSLKSLQHRGQESAGIAAFDGTMMKLKKGMGLVSDVFNERESPISGNVGIGHTRYSTMGTKTLENAGPFVVSSASGYLAISHNGEITNAEQLTEDLKKRGATFSTSSDTEVMLMELSKEIAENGIPNGMKIAMAKLRGAYSAAFMIDDRLFAIRDPLGIRPLIIGRAGNTYVIASESCVMDVLGGETIRDVLPGEVVEITPLGPKRIFIAPSRFEAHCMFEYVYFARPDSIIDNIEVFETRIKLGRALADESMVEADVVIPVPDSGRAQALGYSQRSGIFYSEGLIKNRYSGRTFIMPSHVQRTASIKMKLNAIRSVVEGKRVILVDDSIVRGNTMKHIVMLLKKAGATEVHVRIGSPEIIAPCYFGVDMKTKDQFIARGRTREEITEEIGADSLAYISIDGLVKSIGMTRQNLCLGCLTGEYPVSIPGEKYLYQKDLTNY